The following proteins come from a genomic window of Zonotrichia leucophrys gambelii isolate GWCS_2022_RI chromosome 4, RI_Zleu_2.0, whole genome shotgun sequence:
- the PAQR3 gene encoding progestin and adipoQ receptor family member 3, producing MHQKLLRSAHYIELGSYQYWPVLVPRGIRLYTYEQIPVFLKDNPYITDGYRAYLPSRLCIKSLFILSNETVNIWSHLLGFLLFFTLGIYDLTAVLPAAGASREDFVICSVCLFCFQVCMLCSVGYHLFCCHRSEKTSRRWMALDYAGISIGILGCYVSGVFYAFYCSNYWRQVYLITVLAMILAVFFAQIHPSYLTQQWHRLRSIIFCSVSGYGIIPTIHWVWLNGGVGASIVQEFAPRVFVMYFIAAVAFLFYISKVPERYFPGQLNYLGSSHQVWHILAVVMLYWWHQSTVYIMQYRHSKPCPEYNADL from the exons ATGCACCAGAAGCTGCTGCGCAGCGCGCACTACATCGAGCTGGGCAGCTACCAGTACTGGCCGGTGCTGGTGCCCCGCGGCATCCGGCTCTACACGTACGAGCAGATCCCGGTGTTCCTGAAGGACAACCCCTACATCACCGATGGATACCGCGCGTACCTGCCCTCCCGCCTGTGCATCAAGAG CCTCTTCATCCTTTCCAACGAGACCGTCAACATCTGGAGCCACCTGCTCGGCTTCCTGCTCTTCTTCACGCTCGGCATCTACGACCTGACCGCCGTGCTGCCGGCCGCCGGCGCCTCCCGCGAGGACTTCGTCATCTGCTCCGTCTGCCTCTTCTGCTTCCAG GTGTGTATGCTTTGCTCAGTAGGATACCACCTGTTCTGCTGCCACCGCTCCGAGAAGACCAGCCGGCGCTGGATGGCGCTGGATTACGCGGGCATTTCCATCGGGATCCTGGGCTGCTACGTGTCAGGCGTGTTCTACGCCTTCTACTGCAGTAAC TACTGGCGCCAGGTGTATTTGATCACTGTGCTGGCCATGATCCTGGCAGTGTTTTTTGCTCAGATCCACCCCAGTTACCTCacacagcagtggcacaggctgCGCTCCATCATCTTCTGCTCCGTGTCTGGCTACGGAATCATTCCCACCATCCACTGGGTTTGGCTCAATGGAGGCGTTGGGGCATCCATTGTACag gAGTTTGCTCCGCGGGTATTTGTCATGTACTTCATCGCTGCTGTAGCTTTTCTCTTCTATATTTCCAAAGTTCCAGAAAGATACTTCCCAG GCCAGCTGAACTACCTCGGCTCGAGCCACCAAGTGTGGCACATCCTGGCAGTGGTGATGCTGTACTGGTGGCACCAGTCCACAGTGTACATCATGCAGTACCGACACAGCAAGCCCTGCCCCGAGTACAACGCGGACCTGTGA